The genomic DNA TCTTTACTTCCCATACTTCACTTTCCTTTGAAGAGGTGAGTGGATGAATACATACCCCATATGCCATGGGTGGTCACTCTTACTTAAATATTTACCTCAATTCATAAAAGGTATTAGTTTATGCCAAAGGGAAAAGGCATACCACTCACTATTATGAGTAATAAAGAAGAAGTAGTTGAAAAGTTGGAGATTTGGTCTAACCCTAGCCTTATGGCAGAGTAAGGTGAGGGCAAGAAGGTATCTCCAATTGTTTGGAGAAAGTTGAGAGGTGGAAAGGCTGTAATGATCAAGGATATCTAGTGCATTTTGCCTAGAAGGGAAGCAAAGGCCATATTTGAAGGCTTAACGGAAGATGTAGAGCTGACCTCTAACTGGGGTGCAAAAGTGGTTGGGAGATTCGAAAGTGATAATCTAATCAATAGGGATTTTGTAGTCTAAAAGGATTTCTTGCGTTCTTTAACGAAAAGAGGACGGACGAGGGGAAGCTGAATTAGTAGGATAGgcgaaaaaaaatattatggaGCAAAGGGaatgttttgtaattttaagCAAGATTATATATCAAAGGAGAAAAAGCATATAGCCGTacagatgaaaaagaaaagggatacTTACAAGCTAAGTGTATAGGGATTAAGCATGTAATAATTAGATGTAAAACATGAGTATAGAGAAAGTCAAAACATGGTTGCagagaaatattaatttgtaAAGATGAAGATACTAATACATAAGTTTATAGGGAAAGTGATATTTGAATTGTACTTTCCTTGTTCAATTTTTGAACTTTGGAACTAAGGCACCCCTAAAGGGTAAGACTTTGTAGGGTCTATAtgttatttgagaaattatataaaatagtaaaatataaaaaataattttgtgaaacaTGCATTATTGACTTAACCGGGATTTATATATAGAAACTCTTACAAATATCTCGGagattttaaatattatgtgagcaaatttattttcatattatacACTTTATCTTAATCTTATCTAACTTAGGCCTCATATGGTAGTGGTAGTTGTGGAGGTGCCTTGAGCAATCCAACCTTACATTGTGTTTGTAGATTGATTCAAGGGATTGTTAAAAAGGAAGATCAAGATTGGACTAATAACAATTTAGACTTAACAAATCTTAGTGATGTGAGTTCTCAAactgtatcaaaatatttaGGAACCAAATTTTATGAATCTCCAAGGGACCATGagagaactatatatataattttattatatcttagtataaaaattttatataagttTGACAAATTTGTCtatagatatttttatataaaaaaaaattgaatattgttTTTCTCAATGTTTGGTCATATAAATTTTGggtagaatttttataaaagaatatcACAAAGAAATGCCtgtataaaattatgttatcaaTTTTGATTGTGTAAAACTATGTGACATGagataaaaataactttttgaatATACTATTTACTAACATAATATACTGTTTTTAGTCTTAATTAATGAGCCATTGAATTATGGGCCTGTTGACGTtcgatttcggccgaccgtgattcgttttgggccacggtaagtcaatccaaaaataccgagaaggaaggaaaacctcccccccaaaattccaagcgtgtacaccagaatcttttacgtggttcggccagaacgatgcctagtccacggccgccgtctgattattctcttagagtggcggtatctgattattctttttcgTCCTTGCCCCTCATGATCTCTTTGATTCCCATTTATAtggaggggcttttacaatttagataatatataaaaatacagtgattgtgtaatgggggacaaacagttcttgtCGCCTTCAGTGGGattctcattacgaggggcatgggctgttacagataaagtgatcggaccctatctctgacttctcagcagctttgccactcatgtGAGCtagaggttttaggccagcgacctgaatgggccagcgatctggaggatatttcaggagctcgttagtcgattgctgggagctcgttgggggattaccgggagctcgccatatgctcgctttaccagttccggatctttggtggaggctggactttccttgacgaggtcgtccgggccttcttggccttgggtgattgggccggtttatcggaccgagtctggcccatgcggggtgatgcgggaaatacatataacagggCCAAACAAAATTGGGATATTGGACGCCCAACGACGCTTAAGTAACTCCTAACTTGAcctgatttgattttattaGAATTATCGTTCTTGCGCGATCTCTCGTCATTCATGTTCTCGATTttgacagaaaaaataaatcgtAGATAAAACTTTTACCTCACTATATAGAATAAGAATGTCCTAACCTGACCTTATTTCTTGTTCATTATATTGTTCtaatttttagtaaaaataaataaataaaagctatTACTATTATCTTTTggtaatttatatttatttatttatatccaTTTATTGTACGCTGTAAGATTTAGATAGAGCAAAAATAAATCAGTGTCATTGCCAACTAATAACACTAACACAAAGCGATTCATCAACAATAAAAATGCGAAATGGATGGAGAAAGCAGAGCAGAAgcaattttcatttaatttttatctgtAACTGCAaacaggaaaaaagaaaaatgtaaaaagtCAATCCTGGCCTCCGCCTAAGCGTTACTGTCCGATTCCAACCTCAGCCAATCCGTCGACCGTTCCCCTGCCTCATCCTTCTCGTTGTTACTTTCCTTGCCGCCAAACAGCCTCTGCAACGGCGTCGTCACCGACCTCAACAATCTCTTCGGATTCCCCCTCCCCTCCTCCCCACTGATCACCTTCTCCGACCAGGACCTGAAATAGACCACCGCGTTTTTATTCGCCCGCTCAACAGCTTCGTAGTAGTACTCGAAGTTCCGTCTCCGGCCGGTCCCTCCACTGCCGCTTCTGTAACCCTTTCTCCCACTCCTCACCCTCGGAAACGCCACCGTGCAGCTCTTCGTCCGGTTCAGGCTCGCGCTCACCAGCCGGTTCCGTACGTCTTCCGGTAACCGGAGCGTGAACCGGTCGCTTCTCTCGCCGGGACCAACCAGCGAGTCGTGGCCGGTCGAGAACGACTTCCGAAACGTCCCTCCTTTTCTCTCCGGTAGTTGAGTCGGTACAACCGAATCATCAACAGGCAGGTTGGGATTGGAATTCAAGTTTTCTGGGTCACGATCATTTGGAGAACGGGAATCCATATTGTGAGTTGGGAATGTAAAAGAAAATGGTTCGCCGGGATCGAGAGCGAGGTTGGCGCGGCAAACGGGGCAGGTGGTGTGAGACAAGAGCCAAGCGTCGATGCAGTCTGGATGGAAGACGTGGCTGCATTTGTTGAGCAGCCGGAGATGGTCGTCGTCCTCGAATTCCGTCAAGCAAACGGCGCATTCGAGAGAGCCTTTGCCGATCTTGAGTTCCTTGACCTCGGAGTAGACCAAGGTCGGGAAAGCGTCGATCACGGAGGGATCGAGCCCTCGGTTAGCCAGCCGCGGAGCTGGAAGTACGCCGGCTTCGTTGATGATGAAGGTTCGAGAAGCGCGGAGCTCAATGCACTGGCGAACGTAGATGGAGACGCAGCCCATGACAAAGAAGGCGCATAGCAGGCACGCGAGTATTATCGCCGTCGCCGGGGTGACCCTGCTCTTGGGATCTAAGTGGTACCCTCTGGGCGGCGACAAGGTCTGTCCGGCGACCCGTGGTTGTCGAAGCAGCAGAATAAGGATGAGGGTCCAAGTAAGGCCATGGCGGAAGCAGAAGAAGCGGGGAAACCAAGGACTCCTATGATTTAACTTCATCAGTCGCGGTGAGAGACAGACAGACTGAGGCGAGGCTGAACATTCGTGGTGAAGTACGCGGGCGACGGCAGCTTAGGCGAGTTAACTGAGTGGGGAATATGCATATGAAGGGGGGGGAGTGTGGCAAGAGGGGTGGAAACGACGTGCCATACAGTGCGCGTGTGGAGATGGTTGTCGTAGGTTTCAAGATAAACTTTGATGGTGTCGTTTTTACTTTACTTATCCTTCCAATGATGCGAGACCGAGTGTTCGGTTTCTAGATGGACACTGCCTTCCTGTTTCTTCGGCTTCTCGTCTACCGTGGGGGATGATTGTGGAACTTCCGAAAGTAAAGAGCTAtgtttacattaattaattaaacataatatattaatataataatatcatactaaatatattgatattaaaCTTTTCTCTTATATGTATAcggttaaaaaatattttctactaaatatttgttttgaaattactTTTCTCTTATGAAATCTCATGTCGCTCGTGACTTTAATTTTAACAGATGAGATAAATTACAAATACAAATTTTGTCTCATTACATAATATAAGGAGTCGAACTCACGACTTATTGATATAAATCTCAACTTATCACGATTCAATCACTTGACATGTgtcttaaatattataaatatttatcttaGACAATACATTTACATTTCCcctaatttaaattattgactAAGACACAttctataatttcaaaatatttctagagGTCTCTAAGGTTTAGTTCCCCTCCATTACTAATtctgttaaattaatttaaattaaattaattaagttaaataaaccttaattaaattaaaatagtcaaattaaataaaaataaaaataagaataaaaataaaatgagaatgaATTTTAGAAAGAGACCATTATAGACAATaaatatttcacaaataaattattttaatacaaatttattttatttattttaataaacattaccttaatatatatatatatattttattttctatctcaattttttctttgtttctctcAGCCATGAGAACTTCTCTGTCGCTACTATGATGTTGCCATCGATACTAtcctttactcttttttttttatctgtccTACTTTATTTCATCGTGATTCTGTAACCGTTTCCAAGAAGTCTcgttgctttttttttttttcttctttttttattttctcctctctccctGTCTATAtatactgtatatatatatatattttagtcaCGTCAACAATGAGCGTATTAACGATGGGAGAAAACAGCTGGAGTCCATCACCAACAGCAACCATCGTTGACGGTTCTAACTCATTATTAGTGGCAGAGGTGTGCAAAAATTCGAATAAATCGAtttaaccgaatcgaaccgatcAATTTAATCGATTTGGTTCGATTAGTCTTAACAATCGATTCAATTTCAGTTAccaatttaacaaaaaattagatagttggttcggttcggttatttgggTCAAAATAACCGAACCCAAATAACCGAACCGCCAACCCGTTCTCAGCCCCCAACACACACCCCCGTGCCCCCCTCCAACCCAAGTTCATTGTTCAGACCCTGCACACCCAATAGCCCGAGAGTcgcccccctcccccacccTTCGAAGGCGACAGCATCGAACCCTAGGTCCCTAACTGGCTAACCCTCACCTTATCGTTGTCGTCGAACCCAAACACCCTCGTTGACGTCATCGTCGTCATCGGCTTCTCCCCCCCTCCCAACACCTATCGCACGCTTTGCGCTAGATAGCTTGAGAGTTACCCCCTACCCGTCGAAGGTGAGAGCAAATCGAACCCTAACCGACTAACCCTTACCTCGCCGTTGCCATCGAATCCAAACGCCCTCGTTGTCGGCTTCTCCTTCCCCAACACCCAGCCCCTCTGCGTTAGCCGCCAGATAGCTCTCAAGTCACCCCCCACCCATCGAAGGCGAGAGCAAATCGAACCCTAACCAACTACCCTTCACCTAGCCTTCGCTGTCGGCTACCTTCCCTTCGTCCATTCGCCGTCACCCCTCCATCCCTTCTCTCTCAAGAGACCAAGAGTGAGTGATTtcgaaaccctaaccctaacttGTTTCAGATTCAGTTTGTTCATTTGTCGtttgttcatttgttgtttgttcatttgttaatttgtttcagATTTAGTTTGttcatttgttaatttgtttctGATTCAAGTTTGTTCATGTCCTTCAATAGGGGAGGCAATTGCGATGTGCTTACAGCACTATATCTTGGCATTGGGGACTGCTGTGATGATTCTTACATTTCTTGTTCCCTTGATGGGTGGAATTGATGTCAATCGGTTAGTCCTCCTCTAAGTCCTTTTAGTGTAGAAATTGTGTTTTTATATCATTCTCAAAACACCAGTTTTGGTTCATTTTCTGTCATTCAATCTTCGATGTCACACATTGTTGTTTTCGTATTTGGCTGTTGGTAATCAaggttgaatgaatgaatgttaattATTTGTCATTCGGTTTCGGTTAGGTTGATTTTTGTGtaggttcggtttgattttttgggTAGGCTTTCGGTTCGGTTTTTGGTTCGGTTAGCTCAAATTCAGAATCGATTAGTTTGGTTTCGGTTAGTTAAAATCAggcagttcggttcggttataatcgaatgcacacccctaattaGTGGTAGGTTttcattgtaagcaccccctcccggatatccccaaccacccggactacccgaacgggagcgcctacgggaggagaaaagtaataaacacagagacaaggaccaccctggcatgcatactcaaagatgagagcaacggaagcgaagcaaaacacatgcatgcactatgggtaccccgctaacacagcggtcacaagataaataaataaacacaaactcctgtgccgacatacacaagactcgagaaaagacctggcacagtacgaaatagtagagtaaatcctactcagacatcagagttgacagggattgacgagactgcctgtacaccacatcgactctgccgttaaagctgactcccttgctatggcccacgctgccactacctggaatgatggaaagcaaggtgagtcgagagactcagcaagcataaggaagaaaaggctgaaggctacataaaaccaaaaatctcaccccagaataaacccccaggtacacacaagccatgagacgctacaacacaacagctcaatagcataacaaaataaaagcacataccggtcattggggcccacataagacacttggcacccaagtcccataccaacctgccgctgccctgaaaggcaacaaatatctgcaacaaacctgcgcacgctgtcccaggccggtactcccgtcacctgtatccgtcggtactcccgacaaccgagccataggctccctcggaacggtactcccgtccgagaactaaaactaccagtatccattcaatgcacatagaaatgcaatggcgtagtgagcatcaacgtgatacaaggcgcccatacatccaggcatcaggccatgctccgcccacatagtaaaccacacgccatgcatatgctcgcggtggatgcaacctaaccaaactagaatgtccgtgtccaagcatactcagtaaatgaatatcccaacatgcatcccgtacccatatgcatatcaaatcatgaatagtaatacaaggtatctaatcatgcagtaaatcacataccggcagagctagtcagcagtgcctggcaccggtcaacggccagtgactaggggtgtccacccgacaatccacatcagggccgtaccatagtctaccccaacgtcaccaacaaccgacccctgccttactgctcgatagctctaaccaaatcataagtaaatccgagaaaaaccgtaaataaaacccacacgactaggaacctagttccccaactgggttcagcatcattccgaaaggaatggaggcggtacaaacccccgtatgctcacaacgaataaattATAGAAggctcagatttaatttaaattaaaacaaatgaataatagttcaaccaataaggcaaggtgccgaattaaagtaagggaggtgataaaatacagaaaatcacggggtctttcatgggaattaaagatcaggaagagagggttaagagcttgcctttacacagccgtttcttgcatttcttgcactcccgttgcgaagtaaaacatttaatagcgattaataaaaccctggctcgcatttaattaaatctaaccgtgtaatataaataatttaaccgcctaaaatcccacgtaggcacaccgtaaataaaaccccgacaagtcttatatttgatttaaattatattacatcaataacatcctcaatatatatatacttaattaattaatatataataaaattaacttaacgCATCCTAATATACAAACAGTGGCAtaaattccttttcttttcttttattctaacTTCATCTAACTTCATTGCCCATCACACACAGTGGCCTTCACGCCATACACTGtgtttacacacacacacacatatatatatatatatataattaatacgcgatatCGAAATGAGTTAAGGAAATGTGAGGGgtttataaaatagaaagaaatcacAAGGATAGATGAGAGTTTGCCTGTATCTAGCTGTTTACAGCGTTTTCGCGCttaaacatcaccaaattaaAACACGCTGTAAATAGATTAaacttccaaaattaataaaattaagcccaaaataaaattttaaccgtagagaatgtttaatacatatttatttacgtacctggctaattaaatcgcGATCAACCAcattaaatcttgaaatttttcccaaaatttcccTCTTTTCTTCACTGTGCGTCTGttccttcttctcccatttttccttcGATTCTGCTGGCTCGGAGACGCCCGAAATGGGCTTAAAAATGGCCCAAAACAAGTGGCCAGAAGGCAGCCACGTGGCAGCCTGTGGGCTGCGCTGGGAAGCCACCGCCTCAGggacgaaacgacgtcgtttcggtcccttattggctgattaaaat from Diospyros lotus cultivar Yz01 chromosome 4, ASM1463336v1, whole genome shotgun sequence includes the following:
- the LOC127800830 gene encoding RING-H2 finger protein ATL11-like; this translates as MKLNHRSPWFPRFFCFRHGLTWTLILILLLRQPRVAGQTLSPPRGYHLDPKSRVTPATAIILACLLCAFFVMGCVSIYVRQCIELRASRTFIINEAGVLPAPRLANRGLDPSVIDAFPTLVYSEVKELKIGKGSLECAVCLTEFEDDDHLRLLNKCSHVFHPDCIDAWLLSHTTCPVCRANLALDPGEPFSFTFPTHNMDSRSPNDRDPENLNSNPNLPVDDSVVPTQLPERKGGTFRKSFSTGHDSLVGPGERSDRFTLRLPEDVRNRLVSASLNRTKSCTVAFPRVRSGRKGYRSGSGGTGRRRNFEYYYEAVERANKNAVVYFRSWSEKVISGEEGRGNPKRLLRSVTTPLQRLFGGKESNNEKDEAGERSTDWLRLESDSNA